The following DNA comes from Pieris napi chromosome 18, ilPieNapi1.2, whole genome shotgun sequence.
TTTCCTTTAAGACAATTCCACAAGTGAGGATAATTCGTTTGCGTTCCGATAGTTGTTTACAACTCTTTGGCATTTGTAGGGGTAGACAATctgaaacataaattaattggtATGACTAACACCACATTTCGCCTTTTCAGCAATAAGAATatgataatacaaaatatcttaatgtatctatttttaatttattgcacGCCTCTGGCTGTGCTCTACTctcgacatgtcaaaaaacacAGTCTTTCGAAACTTTAATGACTTTTTTCTCACTTACAGGATAATATGAGTGCACTAAAATAgagttaaataatctatcaagcACATCTGGTATTTTTTgtgaacaattattttgtttaatagtaaataataacattaaaatcaatcattcTTGGACGTCCGTCAGTCTGTGTTTATGGATCCATGTATGTGGCAGAGAAATTGGTCGAAAAATTTATCGTACCAGAttactttttttcttattatataaagttatacccTGGGCTGATTCCTAGTTAATATTAGCGTTCTAAGTACTgtcgttttattataatttgtaaaaaactaaaatacgacTGTGTATTTTCACCTTAGAGTTATGGCGccactatattttttatagtaaaaatatatagtggcgccatataaattaaataatataattcttttttttcaatcattcattttcatttattttttttgtcattttcttttaaaaaacttgagtttttgtttaagaaattttaaatgtgaatGACTGCTATGAGGCGTGCACTTTTGGATTTTCCAAACTATTGTAACTATTGAATGGATTTAAATGAAACTCCTTACTTTGTAGTTTAGATATTGGTATATCTTCATCTGGATCCtcagtattaaaattttctataagCCTGTGAGTATTTTCATCAAAGGCATTGCTTACTGTTCTATTTTCTGGAATgttgaatattgtttttaattttttgatcgatatattatcatatttttctgtataaattaaaatcctgTCTTGAAgggatattttattaatttaatacacacTTAGACActtctgtatttattttcttaagcCATGTTTTCAAAGATTTGTATAGCTGTAAACTCTTTTGGGATACATTTATGCATAGATCTTGTATTTCTTTTACTTTATTGTAATGTGTTTGTTGTTTCCTGCATAATATAAGGTAATTCTATGGACATTTTAAGGGAACTctggtaattaaaaaaaatatatatacagaatAACTGTAAAAatggaattattttttaatatttttttcatttctctTAGATATTAAATACTCACTATATAACTGCCATagctcattatattttatctcgGATGACTTCACTTGCTCatgaaatttgtaaatattttcaatttttttagcaCATTCATCACAAATTGTGTAACTATATCCAGGTTGTGATGCCAGcttaaaacaatatacatctctataaaataaatccctTAAAATCACAGTTttagtttactactatttattaaaagcatAATCACAGATTGACTATGTCTtcagtttattaatatattttaaattttcaagaaattataatctataataaatgcattttaatCTTAGGTTGACAATTGTAATAGGATATatgataaacaattttaaaaaatactgccTATTTACACAACATTGtaacaatataaatgtttaatgatacaattacaatatcaataaaaataaaattatagaaatattaatagataaagattttaacttacagtaataccaaaatattttagcAATATGGTGTTCAGTGCTTCCGGCAAATCTCCGTAAGGGTTTTGTAAATCTACTCCACCAATATAAGATAAACAGCAACGACAAATATCAgactgttctattaaaaaattcatctcattacattaaataactGTTAAAACCAGTTCACTgaatctttaaattaaatataataaaggaatatatttaagttgtaataattaactataaacaaatttaatgttattaataatttatgacgcagtatattgtataataacaCTATACGCAGTGCTGCTGACGAATTGGCGCCGAAAATAAaggaaattcaaaaaaaaaaacacagtaATCACTAATCAATGACATTGACTTATTGTAAATCAAGATTGGcgcttaaatttaaattatagcacattttgttttattatggtACGTGGCGCTTCAATAGAAAATTGTATGTTTAGTgcttatgtaaattatattataaaacttctgatgtttaattaaatttaccaaAATTTTCAAGTCCTTTGCTATCTCATCCAGTAAATATACGAATCGagtctatataaatatataagctgAGTAAAAAACTAGTGCCTGCAACACTTTCATCTGTTTAATAAACTAAACGTCAAAACTCTAAATTTGACAATCTAGTTTAATTCGCGCTCATTTTGAGATCCATTCTAATTTATGTTTCAgtactattaaaatttacgtCATAACTTGCAAATTGAGAAAGATAAAAAGATTCAATCTCAAGAACCATGAGAAACGTTGAAATAAAAGCGCGAGTTGACGACGTCAAAAGAATTTGTGAACTTGCTGAAGAACTAAGCGGTGGAACATTTAAGTTAATAGAGCAAGATGATACTTTTTATAATGTGCCTAACGGTCGTCTAAAGTTGAGAATATTTGAAGATTCATCTGCTACTTTGGTACGCTATGAGAGAAATGATGAGGGTGGGCCTAAAATGTGCGATTATGATTTGTTAGAATTCTCTtcaaatgaaaaagaaaaatctataaagttagataaaatgttaaaacaatGCTTGGGGGAGCGTGGTCGTGTTGTTAAAAAACGGCAAGTTACACTTTTaactgttaatttttttttaacaccaATCAAATTACACATTGTGATTTGTGAATGCTATTCTATTGTCTGAAAGTATTtgtggcaatttttttttactatcatagaaaatatttgCTACACAACTCTACTATTATGACATGACATCTACATTGATATGatataataaatctataaactATACAAGATTGATAAATactctttatatatttttatttgttaattttagaaaactATACATGGTTGGCCAGACTCGAATACATATAGACACAGTTAAAGGTCTTGGAGACTTTATGGAACTTGAAGTGGTTCTTAGACCAGAACAAACATTGGAAGAAGGCCAGAAAATTGCTGAAGATTTGAAAACTAAACTTGAAGTTAAAGATGAGAACCTTATTGAATGTGCTTATATGGATTTGCTTGAAAAGAAGAGCCATAAAacttagttattttatataaattgttgaaTTATAATGATATGCAATGCATAAACTTCTGTGAAACATTATTGTGCTGTGATGCTAagcatttgttatttaaagttgATTAAATTCTTATgcaaagtatttaaaatgaattatcattattttttttattttatattatattgatgcTATTTATGCTCTGTTTGCTACTTTTAGATAtctatagaattttttattatctatataaatcgATTGTGACAATATATGTCAGtgtctaattaataattcagtTGCTATTTTCTGTCACTGTCCTTACTGGCGTAGTACTGTTCTGTGCCGTCCGTCAAGTGTCAACTTTTACTTGCTTTTTACGCTGGTTGCCTATACGCCTGAATTATCTTGTGTTCAGTGTTGTTTACTAtcaatagaataaatatattttatttagaaagcTGCTGATAGTATAAAAATGAACGAAACATCATACGGTCAATGTCGATGCTGCCTTGTTTCTGGTTATCATAAAAGTATGACGGAGGAACATGAAGAGCAAAGAGATACCTATATAGATATGTTTTTAGaatgctttaatttatttgtaagtatttattaattagtattttattgtttataaactaAGCTTGCAAATGTTGCATTTATATTCCAACCAAATGCGTTTTTCTGTTCTgttataatttacttatttcaaATTGTTTCTGACTGTTCAACTTACTTTTTAACCGATTGTAGTTATTATTTGTGACGTTTTCCTATCCAATAAATATACCCTAAACTCTAAAGGAACTCTTCCGCTGACTGGTAATACAGCTGTATCATCaacttttattaatctattttCAGTTATCAACAAACAGTGAATTGACTTGCCTCATATGTAAATCTTGCCTTGAAGAACTCCATCGGGCGAATAAATTTAAGGCTATGGTTATTCAGAATGAACAGAAATTACTAGCAATGAGTTCAAATAATGATGTGATGTATGTTAACTGTAAGTAAATTCTATACTTAAAGATGTCTTGAGGgagatttacaaaaaaatgtgaGCCATCACGGGACCCctggcagatgtgaaacatcaacattattttgtaaaagtaatatgcagaaaagaacagattgtgataggaactaaatatgtcataatgataaaataaaatattacaactttttttccagataacgatggctatttattgaataaacatttattttcattaaatacaaaaatttttttttttttttttttttttaatgaagcgCATCGTGCCATCAGTCTTCTGACTATGAGCAGATGAGTTGTAGGATGGTTTGCGGGTGGAGATATTCCTCATTAGGAATATCtaccataataatattagctcaGTCAATGCGGCTGAGCTCCAAGGTTCTTCGTCTTTTGAGTCGGTTTATATACTCCGGTAGGGTGAGTTGAACAGCTAGGTGGTTAGGATGATATTCCAGCCTAGTCTTGTACTTCTGAGCGTATACTTTTATTTCCTCCTTGACTGTAGGTATGCCTAGGTGTTCATGTACTTCAGCGTTTCTTATGAACCAAGGCGAGTTGCTTATTTGTTTAAGGATGTAGTTTTGTGTTCTTtgaattttagttttgttagaGTCACATGTAGCTCCCCACAATTGTATCCCGTAGGTCCACACCGGTTTTATAACAGAATTGTAAATAAGGAGTTTGTTGTCGATGGACAATTTCGAGTTTCTACCCAGTAACCAGTACAGCctcttatatttaatgttgatCTCACGCCGTTTTGTTTCGATGTGTTTTTGCCATGTCAATCTACGGTCCAAGTGCAGTCCAAGATATTTAACTGTGTCACTCTGAGGCAGTTCCTTTCCTCCTAGGTTTACAGGGGGGCATGTCTTTCTTCGCAGTGTGAATGTCACCTGTACTGATTTGCTAGTGTTCACCCTAATTCTCCACCTATCGAACCAGTTGCTTATTTCATTAAGGCTTCGCTGCAGCTTTAACGTGGCTTCTTCGGGTTGTTTACTTGAAGCTAGGATTGCCGTATCGTCTGCATAGGTTGCAATGTTGACTTCAGAGGTACGCGGTAGATCTGAGGTATATATGGTGTACAGCACTGGGCCAAGTACAGAGCCTTGAGGTACCCCTGCAAGTATATCATGAAAACCTGATGTACAATCCATCTCTTTCACTTGGAATATTCTATCGGTGATATAAGACTCTAGGATTCCATAGAAAGTATGAGGCAGAAGTGACTTGATCTTGCATAAGAGCCCCTTGTGCCATACGCGATCGAATGCTTGTTGAACGTCCAGAAAAGCTGAGGAGCAGTACTCTTTTAGCTCAAGGCTATTGCTTATGAATTTACACACCCTGTGAGTTTGTTCGATAGTGCCATGTTGAGCTCTAAACCCGAATTGGTGATCTGGAATTATAGAATTTTCATGAATAGCTTGCGAGAGCCGTCGTAGTAGTACCTTCTCCAGTACTTTAGAGACGATCGGGAGAAGACTTATAGGTCGGTAAGATGAGACGTCATGTGGCGATTTTCCGGGCTTATGGACCATAATCACCTGAGAGACCTTCCATAGCGCTGGAAAGTATCCAACACTTATAATCCGGTTGAATAGGGTCGTCAAGTAAGTTATAGCCTTACGAGGTAATTCGGAGAGAACCTTTTTGTCAATGAGGTCAAAACCTGGTGCCTTCCTATTCTCCATTTGTAGTATGGTTCTTTGTACCTCCCTTGGTGTTACTATCTTCAAGGGCAAATGTAATTGGAAATCCTGCTGGAGAATGTCATCTATTTCTGCCTCATCCGACCCAGGAGTGGCTTCATTTGGAACAAATACTTTAGCCAGATGGTCAGCAAAAGCATTTGCTTTTTCTAGTTTAGATCTAGCCCACTTGTTTCTATCTAGTCTTATAGGTGGTTTAGGGTTTGTGGGTTGATTCAGATTTTTGCATGCCTTCCAGAGAGAGTAGTCGGTGTCTGTTGTAGCTGTTAACGACATCAGGTTTTCCTCAATAGTAGCATctagattttcttttatagtcTGTTTAAGGTGTTTAGCGTAGCGGTTTAGTGCTGTTTTATCATCGGGATGACGACTATTATGCCACACTCTACGTAATCTTCTCTTCTCCAGGATCATGTCATGAATTTCGTGGGGTACAGAAAGCTGTCTGGTCTTTTTCTGAGCCATTCCCTCAGAACTCCTCCAGCATGCGTCCTGCACCACTCTAGTAAATGCCAAGACTGCACTATCTATTTCCTCCTTACTCTTTAGTGAAATCCGTAATTGTAGGGCGTCCTCTACGAGGTCACGAAACATTTGCCAATTTGTTCTCCTGTTGTACAGTTTTGGTTTCCGTTGGCACTCCAGAATATTGGTACTAATAGTTAATATCACCGGGATGTGAGCTGAAGAACCATCGAGAAAGCCATCAATGTGATAAAACAGTCGTGAGAGACCCTTCATTAAAAAGAAGTCCAGGACATCAGGCAATCTTTCAGGGTCGCTTGGCCAGTGAGTTGGCTCGGGGGTGGAGATTGTTGTTAAGTGGTTTTTATCAACGCATTTTTTAAGTTCTCTACCACGCGTGGTAATCAATCTCGACCCCCACTGCAGATGCTTTGAATTCCAATCTCCACCTGCTATGAAGCGTGGACCCAGACTGTTAATATATGTGGTGAAGTGTTCCTCAGTTATAACGTGCTTTGGAGGACAATAAACCGAGGAGATACAGAAATTCCCATTTTCATCCTGGATATTTATTGAGGTGGCTTGAATGGATTCCGATCGAAATTGTGGAAGTTCATAGTGTTCAATGGAGGATCTAATTATAATAGCTGTGCCTCCATGTGCAGTGCCATCGGGATGATTTGTTGTGTACACATTGTAGTTTTGTACATGTATTTGGCTGTTGGATGTAAGGTGCGCCTCAGAAATAAGCAAGGCATCCAGATTATGCATTTTTAGCAGGATTTCAGCTTCATTTTTCTTAGGCGATAGACCATCTATGTTCCATGTAGcaattttgagtttattcatttttatggTAATTTGTTAACTAGTGTAGTCAAGAGCCCCAGAATGGTGCTCATTTGTTGTAGGATTGTATCAATTTTTTgtgattgttttataaatatttcctcAATTCTATTATTCAGTGATTGTTGACTGGCTTCTGGTACAGATTGTTGGTTTGTACCTTGGACTAAATGATTACTTTTAGCCACTTCATTATATCCCTTAGGCGTATTTATTGTGGGTGGGTTCGGGGGTTGCTTTGTAGGTTGGGGGTTTGGGCTTATACCACTATTGGGAGAGCTTGACGTAGGAGCTTTTCTTGCGCTTAGAGACGAGCGCTGTGTTTTTCTGGCTAGAATTTCTTTATATACCTCGCAACCTTTATAATTCGCAGGGTGAGGGCCGAGACATAAGGCACATTTTGCTGGGGTACTGCGGTCCACTTTAGGACAATCTTTGGTTAAGTGTGATTCTGCGCATTTGAGGCATCGACCTGGTCTCATGCAGTAGTTTTTGGTGTGACCATACTGCTGGCATCTTTGACACTGTACTATAGTGGTCCTCTTTTTTGGGTCTTCTATAGTAACAATTTGGTGGAAAATATGTCTGATTTCCTTGGCTGCTTTATTATGCTGACTAGGTTGCAGGTTTACAAAAAAAGTTGAGGTAGGTTTTTTATCAGGCCCAAATCTGGCATTGATAATCTCTCCAACTACTATGTTTCCCGTTTTCTCAAATTCAGCTTTTATAACATGAAGTGGAGTAGTGTGGTGCAAGTTTCTTACTACCAGTCTGTAGTTTCTGTCTTCTTTTCGATTGAATGTATGGCCAATGAGACCCTTCTCTCTTACAGCTgtaataagttttttgtaaacatCTATGTCTTCACtcataattcttatttgtgttttgtttactATCTTAAACTTGAATGTGGTTCTTTCAGTTGCAGATTCGAGAAATTCCGTCAGTTTATTGACATCTTGGATTCCATATAGTATGATTGGAGGTGGATTGCTGGGCTTCTTTCCTTTGGTTTGGGTAGGTTCTTCAACGAGAGTAAGTCCATCGAACATGTTCGAAGTAGCTACACTTTCGGGGGACTGATTTGAGagtttcctttttttattcgGCTTTCTATTTACTGGAGCCGTTTGCCATTCAGGCAAGTTGGTGTCGCAGGCTACTTCTTGAGAGCTTTGTGGTTCCTTCTCCTCATTTCTGGTAGGCAGTAAACTCCCAACCGATACACTTCTCTGTCTTATAAACAGGCTTGGATGGAAGGCTTGTTGTACATATTTCTTACTTTGACCAGTAGCATTCACTGTCACGGGGGCCTGGGTACCCACCCTCGTGGAGTCTTCGGTAGCCAATTTCACACTTTCAGCTACCTCCATTCTGCATCTTGATGAATTAAACTAgttaatattcattttaattaataatgcaaaaTTTGCGGGTAGATTCAAAAGTGTTCACTTTAATGTTCGACTAATATCTTGCGTTTAGACGTATAAcaatagattattttaataacttaataacgAACTCGTAGTGCACAATCACTGATTACAAGATTATGAGCAATTACACACgcaattctataataaaagtttattgttGACGGACGCGACGCGACGTTGTTCGCGCGAGTTGTAAGACAGTGGGcagaaattataatacaaaaatttaagtatttatttcaaatcatgattacttaattcgtttaatcagtgacttcgGTAATAGTTATATTCAATGTTGCCTCTGCGGACGGTATTACTGTCACAATTGGTTGATGGTAACTGAAGTATATTACAAAAGTATTGGACATAACGTTATCAAGATATCTAATAAATACAGCATCTATTGTTGTCCCGTATTGGTTTTACGTGCGGCTATAGATATTTCACATCAATAATACTTACTACTATGGCAAACTATGACTTTTGTTTGTCAAAATCAGAATAAGAATCTATTGTACAAATTTATCAtgagtataaatataatatgatttattattttactagctaaaggaatttttatttatgccaTATACAGAGAAAATTATAGTGTACATTGTggcattatatatatttacatggaaagaaaaaatttaaagttaaatagaGTGACATTTAATGgagtttattgtaaaaacatgtttatatatttctagGAATAGGCCAACATACAATTGCCCATgggtaaataaatttttcacacTTTGGGTTCATTGCATTTTTGTTAGGGACCcctattttgttttgaacaTATAATATGGTCATGTCAGTCAGTGAAGATGCAGCTTTCTAATGGTTTCACCATTATTGAAATTGGTCTAGTAGGTTTTGtatgaaaacattacaaacatgcatacaaaaacacaattgTTTCctcttataatattagtatatataaaaataattctagttgacttataattataaaaatgctccattttgattgatttactTATTTAGGTTTCTCTATAACAGTAATGAAgcaatattaaagtttttgttaatctggtaaagaaaaaaaaattcagctTTTCACTATTCATATAAATCAAAACAGTTTTGTATTACAGTACCCAGGCCGATAGAAACGGACGTAGACTTCAAACTAGAATCAATTAAGTTGGAACCTCTCAGTGACAATGAACATGTGGAGCTTGATAATGACTCGGACTACATTAACTCTGATGGAAACGGTAATAGACACTTTTATGTATATGCAAAATATTTAGAGGAAAAACatctatttctttatattatttctaagccCAACATGTGTtgccactttaaaaaaatacttaaaaaaattatttcaaaaatttcaaaatttattggtctaataatttaattgattgaATAAGTGTATAAgtgaaaaatatagatttaatttcACCGTATTTGCCAACTCTATCTCCAAAGATGATGCCCCTTCTTTCCTGAGATCAGTATGTttagccaaggctgtacattttgttcACTCTggttttcttagttttattttagtggcgatttcctaaatcatTAGAGTTCACTCACTTCAACTGTTACAATGCATTCATAAGATACATAGcagttaagtttttattatttcgcttatattctattgttgtacgcTACTGCTTaatgtaaagtaaaaataaaatcctctatttaaagcaccccgatGACCCAGGAATCGTACAGTATGTTTATgctatttagatttttttttattttttagatcaGGATGATGCCACAATTGATCATATAGACGGAGAGGCCGAGTTATTGGCTCGCTTTCCTGGTATAACTAAATTACCCATTCGGGACACGCTGTATACAAATGCATGCGCTGGATATGTTAAACATTTGGATTTGCTTaaaggtaatattttttttacgtattataaaataaatatcagtaTAAGCCTAGAAGTGTTACTGTGTGAACCCTGCTTCCGCTTGTGAATTTACTACATTCTCAATCAAATCTTTAAGGCGATATGTTAAACACAAGAGGCTGACCACGTGACTAGTGATTAATACATTCTTGTTcctttaatattaacttaaatgtaacgatagttttttataataaactacataGTAACTTTTTCATGTAGAGTTGCTTAAATTTTTACCGCAATTAAAAGGCTGAATTTTTTCTCTCCTGAAATATTGTAGAAGGAATGTgtctaaatctaatatataatattctcgtgtcgcggtgtttgtggttaaactccttcgaaacggctcgaccgattctcatgaaattttgtgtgcatattgggtatgtctgagaatcgggcAACATCtttttttcatccccctaaatatttttatttttatatatatttttttatgatacagcatcaaaaatacatacaacccctaactttcacccctttacgatcaacccctattttttttattataaatgatatacatggcaaaacgacgtttgcccggtcagctagttaatcTATAATATACCTAACAATTATACccatttcaaatatttttattgtattttgagTTCCGTCATATAATGTGGCGTAATAAACATCATTTTTCGTTTTAGGTAAACTTATTTCTTCAAAAATGATATCTAATATCATAGAGGACGCTGAGCGTGAAAATGGCGGaaagaaaatttacataacagaaaagaCTGCACAAATCCTAAACACATCcataattttagaaaattcaaATGTCACACCATTTAAAAGTCGGAATCGATCCGGTTTTCCTTGCTTTTACTGCAGGAGTATTTTTGAAGATTtgccaaatttaaaaagtcatCAGGATAAACTACACTCCAAAGCGGACATAAAACGATCTTTAAATGCATACGGTGCTGAATGTTTGGTCGTTTATGTCGATATAACTGAtttgaaatgtaaattatgTGATAAAGAAATGCCTAATTTGAACgaattaaaaacacatttgACGAGAATACACAAAAAGCACTTCTACTCGGACTACACAGATCGGGTGATACCCTTTCGTCTGGTCCATCGCGAAAATAAGTTCGAGTGTCAGATGTGTGGTTTTACATTCGAAACTTTTGGTTCAATTGAACGCCATATGAATGTTCACTTTAGGAATTATGTGTGCAAAGAGTGTGGGACGGGTTTTGTGACAAAATATCGTTTGAAAGTGCA
Coding sequences within:
- the LOC125058757 gene encoding adenylate cyclase CyaB — encoded protein: MRNVEIKARVDDVKRICELAEELSGGTFKLIEQDDTFYNVPNGRLKLRIFEDSSATLVRYERNDEGGPKMCDYDLLEFSSNEKEKSIKLDKMLKQCLGERGRVVKKRKLYMVGQTRIHIDTVKGLGDFMELEVVLRPEQTLEEGQKIAEDLKTKLEVKDENLIECAYMDLLEKKSHKT
- the LOC125058748 gene encoding gastrula zinc finger protein XlCGF26.1-like isoform X2; translation: MLTFCITVPRPIETDVDFKLESIKLEPLSDNEHVELDNDSDYINSDGNDQDDATIDHIDGEAELLARFPGITKLPIRDTLYTNACAGYVKHLDLLKGKLISSKMISNIIEDAERENGGKKIYITEKTAQILNTSIILENSNVTPFKSRNRSGFPCFYCRSIFEDLPNLKSHQDKLHSKADIKRSLNAYGAECLVVYVDITDLKCKLCDKEMPNLNELKTHLTRIHKKHFYSDYTDRVIPFRLVHRENKFECQMCGFTFETFGSIERHMNVHFRNYVCKECGTGFVTKYRLKVHTKSMHVGGSYPCEICKKVFTTQQKHKNHVDAVHKLVKRFKCPHCPERFSEYFKRQKHIVEIHDGPPLQYKCNVCDKSFDRRYTLSRHMKRDHLEERDFQCQLCAYKCFTKNELRVHMVKHNGERIFECSVCHKSYARKKTLREHMRIHNNDRRFACAVCGQAFVQKCSLKGHIKTHHVDYNLPI
- the LOC125058748 gene encoding zinc finger protein 431-like isoform X1, whose translation is MNETSYGQCRCCLVSGYHKSMTEEHEEQRDTYIDMFLECFNLFLSTNSELTCLICKSCLEELHRANKFKAMVIQNEQKLLAMSSNNDVMYVNLPRPIETDVDFKLESIKLEPLSDNEHVELDNDSDYINSDGNDQDDATIDHIDGEAELLARFPGITKLPIRDTLYTNACAGYVKHLDLLKGKLISSKMISNIIEDAERENGGKKIYITEKTAQILNTSIILENSNVTPFKSRNRSGFPCFYCRSIFEDLPNLKSHQDKLHSKADIKRSLNAYGAECLVVYVDITDLKCKLCDKEMPNLNELKTHLTRIHKKHFYSDYTDRVIPFRLVHRENKFECQMCGFTFETFGSIERHMNVHFRNYVCKECGTGFVTKYRLKVHTKSMHVGGSYPCEICKKVFTTQQKHKNHVDAVHKLVKRFKCPHCPERFSEYFKRQKHIVEIHDGPPLQYKCNVCDKSFDRRYTLSRHMKRDHLEERDFQCQLCAYKCFTKNELRVHMVKHNGERIFECSVCHKSYARKKTLREHMRIHNNDRRFACAVCGQAFVQKCSLKGHIKTHHVDYNLPI